The Lewinella sp. 4G2 nucleotide sequence CTACTATTCCGGCCTGACGCGCTGGACGATGGCCACCGTCTACAACCCGAACGCCGTCACCGCCGAGGAAGCTTCTACCTACCGGGGCGTCCTGGAAGCTCCCTTGCGGGGGATCCGCCTCGGCGCCGCCCACCCCGACTCTTCCGGATTGGCGGGCGTGATCGCGGGGCTCAACGCTACTCTGAACCAACAGGCCGCGGATTTCTGGGCCCAAGGCATTTACAATAAGGCTGCCGGTGGATTGCAGGGGAACGATTACGACGTCCTCGAACGGATGCTCGCCGGAGAGTTAGACATGGCCTTCGTCTCCTCAGGCGCCGTAATGCGGTGGTTCCTCAATGGCAACCAAACCCATTACGCCGCGGGAGATGCCTGGCGCGTAAAGCTCCCCCGCACCCAGGCGACGGACGACAACTTCATGAACATGACCTGCATCACGGTACCGGCCACCGCGCCCAACCGCGTCATGGCCCTCAACTTCATCGACTACCTCTACGAAAAGAACGTCCAGACCCAACTCACGGACGCCTACTTCGAATACCCCACCCAGTCCTTCACCGAGTCCAACGAATATTTATACGGTATCCGGGATGTCATCGGCCGCAAGCCCGTCGTTGAAGTGCTGGAAAACAACCTTCCCCTGGCGTGGAGCCTTATTAATCGAGAAGCAGGTGTCAGTAGCGAGTAGGAAAGTTGCGAGTTGCAAGTAGAATAGTTGCAAGTTGCAAGTGTTTCCACTCGATACTCGCCACTCGATACTCGCCACTTGATACTCGCAACTCGCCACTCCCAACTCGCAATTCAACCCCAACCAAATGCATAAGTCACTTTGTCTTTTACTGCTGACCTTATTTACCGTTCAAGTAGCCCAGGCTCAACCCGACCGATGGCAGCAAGCGGTAGATTACAACATGAGCGTGTTTCTCGACGTCAAGACCAACCAGTATACTGGCGACCAGACCTTGATCTACACCAATAACTCTCCCGATACGCTGCACCGGGTTTTCTACCACCTATACTACAATGCCTTCCAACCCGGTAGCATGATGGACGTGCGCAACCTGACCCTGGCGGACGCCGATAAGCGGGTGGGGGAGCGCATCAGCAAATTGACACCGGAGGAGATCGGCTACATGAAAATTGGCAACCTCACCCAGGACGGCCAAACCGTGAAGCACGAAACCGTCGGTACCATCCTGGAAGTGGACCTGGCCCAGCCCATCATGCCCGGAGCCAAGACCACCTTTAAGCTGAACTGGGAAGCGCAGGTACCTCTGCAGGTTCGCCGGGCCGGCCGCGATAATGCGGAAGGTATCGAATACAGCATGTCCCAGTGGTACCCCAAAATGGCGGAATACGACTACCAGGGCTGGCACGCCAACCCCTACGTCGGGCGCGAGTTCTACAGCGTTTGGGGCGACTTCAACGTGTCCATCACCGTAAATAAGGACTACACCGTAGCGGCCACCGGCTACTTGCAAAACCCCGACCTGATTGGAAAAGGTTACGCCCCTGAGCCCCGCCGGACCCCGCGCCGCATTACCTACAACTTCATCGCCCCGAACGTAGGTGACTTCGTCTGGGCCGCCGACCCAGATTACCAGCACGACGTCGTAACCCGTGCCGATGGCATGGACATGCACTTCTTCTACCAGCCCGGCGAAAAGACCACCGAAAACTGGACGAACCTGCCCCGCGTAATGGACGAAGCTTTCGCCTACATCAACGAGCATTACGGTGATTACCCCTACGAACAGTACAGCTTCATCCAGGGCGGAGACGGTGGTATGGAATACTCCATGGCCACCCTCATCACCGGTGAACGGTCCTTCCCGAGCCTGGTCGGCGTTTCCGTCCACGAACTCATGCACAGCTACTACCAAGCGATGATGGGCACCAACGAAACCCTCTACGCATGGATGGACGAGGGCTTCACCAGCTGGGCCAGCGCCGAAGTCATGAATCATCTTAAAAGCAATGGTCTACTGGGCAGTGCCGAACCGGTGGACAACCCCCACGAGCGGACCTACGCCAGTCTCCGTGGATTCCGGACCTCCGGCCTGCAGGAACCCCTCAGCACCC carries:
- a CDS encoding ABC transporter substrate-binding protein, yielding MLTTLRFTLLAILLCLVSCKSDRKPASKTTPGERPVGLTVVTWRHLAQDAAIIKAFEDRMRIDVKVVIKPMREIMAGAAAGAGLEGDVVLVPTLEDAARLRGFDVLQPFFVNAFTQGEVSDAYVDNEGYYSGLTRWTMATVYNPNAVTAEEASTYRGVLEAPLRGIRLGAAHPDSSGLAGVIAGLNATLNQQAADFWAQGIYNKAAGGLQGNDYDVLERMLAGELDMAFVSSGAVMRWFLNGNQTHYAAGDAWRVKLPRTQATDDNFMNMTCITVPATAPNRVMALNFIDYLYEKNVQTQLTDAYFEYPTQSFTESNEYLYGIRDVIGRKPVVEVLENNLPLAWSLINREAGVSSE
- a CDS encoding M1 family metallopeptidase encodes the protein MHKSLCLLLLTLFTVQVAQAQPDRWQQAVDYNMSVFLDVKTNQYTGDQTLIYTNNSPDTLHRVFYHLYYNAFQPGSMMDVRNLTLADADKRVGERISKLTPEEIGYMKIGNLTQDGQTVKHETVGTILEVDLAQPIMPGAKTTFKLNWEAQVPLQVRRAGRDNAEGIEYSMSQWYPKMAEYDYQGWHANPYVGREFYSVWGDFNVSITVNKDYTVAATGYLQNPDLIGKGYAPEPRRTPRRITYNFIAPNVGDFVWAADPDYQHDVVTRADGMDMHFFYQPGEKTTENWTNLPRVMDEAFAYINEHYGDYPYEQYSFIQGGDGGMEYSMATLITGERSFPSLVGVSVHELMHSYYQAMMGTNETLYAWMDEGFTSWASAEVMNHLKSNGLLGSAEPVDNPHERTYASLRGFRTSGLQEPLSTHADHFATNAAYGVGSYTNGSVFLEQLRYIIGEEDFECTLARYYHDWRFKHPNPNDFIRVAEKCSGLELDWYKEYWVNSVHYADYKMKDVDGEGNTAIIQLEKVGRMPMPLEIKVTKKDGSTHWYYTAPQIMRGEKAQPAYANDWTILKDWPWTHPTYEFTVDYPKGDIERVEINPTGRLYEDNIEDNVWED